The Paeniglutamicibacter sulfureus genome includes a region encoding these proteins:
- a CDS encoding ankyrin repeat domain-containing protein, translated as MSNRHSPSALITGALVAAILGLGACSIPTTGVRESSTPRASTSDNGTVDVTAPEESLVAAAVANDAEQVRRLLDAGASANYRGTDGRPVLVSATRANAVDAARELIRRGADVNAKDQISDSAFLYAGAEGLNDILKLTLENGADVGSTNRYGGTALIPACEHAHVETVRLLLDAKVAVDHVNDLGWTCLLEAVILGTGGPEHQEVVRLVIDAGADVSIADSDGTTALEHARRGRQSAVVGLLESAEPPR; from the coding sequence ATGTCCAACCGACATTCACCTTCCGCATTGATCACAGGGGCGCTGGTTGCCGCCATCCTTGGTTTGGGTGCCTGCAGCATCCCCACGACGGGCGTCCGGGAATCTTCGACGCCACGGGCAAGCACGTCGGATAACGGGACCGTCGACGTGACGGCGCCGGAGGAATCCCTGGTCGCGGCGGCGGTGGCCAATGACGCCGAGCAGGTACGAAGACTGCTCGATGCCGGGGCTTCGGCCAACTACCGCGGCACCGATGGCCGGCCGGTGCTGGTCTCCGCAACCCGCGCCAACGCAGTGGACGCGGCCCGGGAACTGATCCGTCGGGGGGCCGACGTGAATGCCAAGGATCAGATCTCGGATTCGGCATTCCTGTATGCCGGGGCGGAGGGGCTCAACGACATCCTGAAACTCACGCTGGAAAACGGTGCGGATGTGGGAAGCACCAATCGCTACGGCGGCACCGCGCTGATTCCCGCCTGCGAACACGCCCACGTCGAAACCGTAAGGCTGCTCCTGGACGCCAAGGTCGCCGTCGACCACGTGAATGATCTTGGGTGGACCTGCCTTCTGGAGGCCGTCATTTTGGGCACAGGTGGTCCCGAACACCAGGAAGTGGTGCGTCTGGTCATCGACGCCGGCGCGGACGTCTCCATTGCGGATTCCGATGGGACCACGGCGCTCGAGCATGCCCGCCGGGGACGGCAAAGCGCGGTGGTCGGCCTCCTGGAAAGTGCCGAACCACCGCGCTAG